In Vogesella indigofera, a single window of DNA contains:
- a CDS encoding DUF4810 domain-containing protein has protein sequence MSIGAGLLLAAVMSGCANQPKPLYHWGPYQPQVYEYFKGDGAGEQEQIAALEENIQKARAKGEALPPGYHAHLGLLYSKAGKEDQVKQQFETEKALFPESSSFMDFLLRKFKK, from the coding sequence ATGAGCATCGGCGCCGGTTTGCTGCTGGCGGCGGTCATGAGCGGATGCGCCAACCAGCCCAAGCCGCTGTACCACTGGGGGCCTTACCAGCCGCAGGTTTACGAATACTTCAAGGGTGATGGCGCCGGCGAGCAGGAGCAGATTGCCGCGCTGGAAGAGAATATCCAGAAGGCAAGAGCCAAGGGGGAGGCGTTGCCGCCCGGCTACCACGCCCATCTTGGCCTGCTGTATAGCAAGGCGGGGAAGGAGGACCAGGTGAAACAGCAGTTCGAGACCGAAAAAGCGCTGTTCCCGGAATCGTCGTCCTTTATGGACTTCTTGCTGCGCAAATTCAAAAAGTAA
- the rpmA gene encoding 50S ribosomal protein L27, which translates to MAHKKAGGSSRNGRDSEAKRLGTKAYGGELIPAGSIIIRQRGTRFHAGENVGMGKDHTLFAKVDGYVNFAVKGAAQRKTVSVVPYTGVDAE; encoded by the coding sequence ATGGCACACAAAAAAGCAGGCGGTAGTTCCCGCAACGGTCGTGATTCCGAAGCCAAACGTCTGGGCACCAAAGCCTACGGCGGCGAGCTGATCCCGGCTGGTTCCATCATCATCCGTCAGCGTGGCACCCGTTTCCACGCTGGTGAAAACGTTGGCATGGGCAAGGATCACACCCTGTTCGCCAAGGTTGACGGCTACGTGAACTTCGCGGTTAAAGGCGCTGCCCAGCGCAAGACCGTTAGCGTTGTTCCGTACACTGGTGTTGACGCAGAGTAA
- the obgE gene encoding GTPase ObgE — translation MKFIDEARIEVRSGKGGNGCCSFRREKFVPRGGPDGGDGGRGGDVIAVADENINTLVEYRFVKKYLAVNGENGRGADCYGKGGDDIRLRLPVGTQIYDEHTGQLIADLTFHGQELVLAKGGKGGLGNIHFKSSLNRAPRQFTRGEEGEIYNLRLELKVLADVGLLGMPNAGKSTFIRAVSAAKPKVADYPFTTLHPNLGVVRMDDTSSFVIADIPGLIEGAAEGAGLGHRFLKHLSRTGILLHLVDIAPFDPDVDPVREARAIVEELRKYDEALYNKPRWLVLNKVDMLPEEERELTVSAFLEAYGWPKAQADDRFGFDMTAPRHFVISGLTGEGTRELVFAIKEYLDVLRAAEKKARLEAEEAERAAKLARAAAAGAAPVAAIQTLVADDAPAADAGADSAE, via the coding sequence ATGAAATTTATCGACGAAGCCCGCATTGAAGTGCGCTCCGGCAAGGGCGGCAATGGTTGCTGCAGCTTCCGCCGTGAAAAATTTGTACCGCGTGGCGGCCCGGACGGCGGCGACGGCGGTCGTGGCGGCGACGTGATCGCGGTGGCCGATGAAAACATCAACACCCTGGTCGAATACCGCTTCGTGAAGAAATACCTCGCCGTTAACGGCGAGAACGGCCGCGGCGCCGACTGCTACGGCAAGGGCGGCGACGACATCCGCCTGCGCCTGCCGGTTGGCACCCAGATCTACGACGAGCACACCGGCCAGCTGATCGCCGACCTGACCTTCCACGGTCAGGAACTGGTGCTGGCCAAGGGCGGCAAGGGCGGCCTCGGCAACATCCACTTCAAGAGCTCGCTCAACCGCGCGCCGCGCCAGTTCACCCGCGGCGAAGAGGGCGAGATCTACAACCTGCGCCTGGAGCTGAAGGTCCTGGCCGACGTCGGCCTGCTGGGCATGCCCAACGCCGGCAAGTCCACCTTCATCCGCGCGGTGTCCGCCGCCAAGCCGAAAGTGGCCGACTATCCGTTCACCACCCTGCACCCGAACCTGGGCGTGGTGCGCATGGACGACACCTCCAGCTTCGTGATCGCCGACATTCCCGGCCTGATCGAAGGCGCGGCGGAAGGCGCCGGCCTCGGCCACCGCTTCCTCAAGCACCTGTCGCGTACCGGCATCCTGCTGCACCTGGTCGACATCGCGCCGTTCGATCCGGACGTCGATCCGGTGCGCGAGGCACGCGCCATCGTCGAGGAGCTGCGCAAGTACGACGAAGCGCTGTACAACAAGCCGCGCTGGCTGGTGCTGAACAAGGTCGACATGCTGCCGGAAGAAGAGCGCGAGCTGACCGTGTCCGCCTTCCTCGAAGCCTACGGCTGGCCGAAGGCGCAGGCCGACGACCGCTTCGGCTTCGACATGACCGCGCCGCGCCACTTCGTGATCTCCGGCCTGACCGGTGAAGGCACCCGCGAGCTGGTATTCGCGATCAAGGAATACCTCGACGTGCTGCGCGCCGCCGAGAAGAAGGCGCGCCTGGAGGCGGAAGAAGCCGAACGCGCCGCCAAGCTGGCCCGCGCCGCCGCGGCCGGTGCCGCACCGGTGGCCGCGATCCAGACGCTGGTGGCGGATGACGCGCCGGCTGCGGATGCGGGTGCGGATAGCGCCGAGTAA
- a CDS encoding YihY family inner membrane protein, translating into MFDRMIVSFTSLPLTGFVRFVAARLAQQRVLQVAGSLTFTTLLALVPLLTIALTVMSAFPVFGDYSTRFKVMLLSTLVPEFAGKVITVYMRQFADNAEKLTAAGIVMLGATSLMLMATVERTFNSIWGVRRARPWLQQSMVYWTVLTLGPLALGGGLLGWRVLFKYTHIERYSTLLDEALQFGGGLLLTTLMLALLFRIVPYRYVPRRHALLGALCTALMLEVTKLIFGFYIGEIASYQLVYGAFASLPVLLLWLFCLWLVVLTGAVLTASLSYWEGRAWQRRNESRRRFLDAVELLVLLDQAQGEGRALRPEALRQQVLVGYDELGHVLDRLAAAGYVQCGQRETWVLTQRAEAIALADIFRLFVYRPELRECDDDIAAALAEVFQPMMGELEAISVADFARRVGRK; encoded by the coding sequence GTGTTTGATCGGATGATCGTGTCGTTTACCTCCCTGCCCCTGACCGGCTTTGTCCGTTTTGTCGCCGCGCGGCTGGCGCAGCAGCGCGTGCTGCAAGTGGCCGGCAGCCTGACCTTTACCACCCTGCTGGCGCTGGTGCCGCTGCTGACCATCGCGCTGACGGTGATGTCGGCGTTTCCGGTGTTCGGCGACTACAGCACCCGCTTCAAGGTGATGCTGCTGTCGACGCTGGTGCCGGAATTCGCCGGCAAGGTGATTACCGTCTACATGCGCCAGTTCGCCGACAACGCCGAAAAACTCACCGCCGCCGGCATCGTGATGCTGGGCGCCACCTCGCTGATGCTGATGGCGACGGTGGAGCGCACCTTCAACAGTATCTGGGGCGTGCGCCGCGCGCGGCCGTGGCTGCAGCAGAGCATGGTGTACTGGACGGTGCTGACGCTGGGGCCGCTGGCGCTGGGCGGCGGCCTGCTCGGCTGGCGCGTGCTGTTCAAGTACACCCACATCGAGCGCTACTCCACGCTGCTGGACGAGGCGCTGCAGTTCGGCGGCGGCCTGCTGCTGACGACGCTGATGCTGGCGCTGCTGTTCCGCATCGTTCCCTACCGCTACGTGCCGCGCCGCCACGCGCTGCTCGGCGCGCTGTGCACCGCGCTGATGCTGGAGGTGACCAAGCTGATCTTCGGCTTCTACATCGGCGAGATCGCCAGCTATCAGCTGGTGTACGGCGCCTTCGCCAGCCTGCCGGTGCTGCTGCTGTGGCTGTTCTGCCTGTGGCTGGTGGTGCTGACCGGCGCGGTGCTGACCGCGTCGCTGTCGTACTGGGAGGGGCGCGCCTGGCAGCGGCGCAACGAGTCGCGGCGCCGTTTCCTCGATGCGGTGGAGCTGCTGGTGCTGCTGGACCAGGCGCAGGGCGAAGGCCGCGCGCTGCGGCCGGAAGCGCTGCGGCAGCAGGTGCTGGTCGGCTACGACGAGCTGGGCCACGTGCTGGACCGCCTCGCCGCCGCCGGTTACGTGCAGTGCGGCCAGCGCGAGACCTGGGTGCTGACCCAGCGCGCGGAGGCGATCGCCCTGGCCGACATCTTCCGCCTGTTCGTGTACCGGCCGGAACTGCGCGAGTGCGACGACGACATCGCCGCCGCGCTGGCCGAGGTGTTTCAGCCGATGATGGGCGAGCTGGAAGCGATCTCGGTGGCCGACTTCGCACGCCGCGTCGGACGGAAATAG
- a CDS encoding DUF3025 domain-containing protein, which yields MQARTTLAHLPTAFGAWPEHPLYDSIARWRDAAACQAWPQQADFDRLIEHARACGQPLPPRQRFLRDADPELYYEMHIGSTGEVPTRGDNWHDWFNALCWLSWPRSKLAMNARQVAAINGDEFRRGPRRDAGTLLDESGVVVPYCDPALAQALHDMQWQTLFVEQRAAWGTRIGAHVIGHALLEQGLAMHIGWCGKALLLPVEEAFFRLDGAEQVDILDQMLAARLTGDDDFAASPRELLPLPLLGIPGWWDANRDAAFYDNTAYFRPTRRAKSATEIASSSPIIG from the coding sequence ATGCAGGCCCGCACCACCCTCGCCCACCTGCCGACCGCGTTCGGCGCCTGGCCCGAGCATCCGCTGTACGACAGCATCGCGCGCTGGCGCGATGCCGCCGCGTGCCAGGCTTGGCCGCAACAGGCCGACTTCGACCGCCTGATCGAGCACGCGCGCGCCTGCGGCCAACCTTTGCCGCCGCGGCAGCGCTTCCTGCGCGACGCCGACCCCGAGCTGTACTACGAGATGCACATCGGCAGCACCGGCGAGGTGCCGACGCGCGGCGACAACTGGCACGACTGGTTCAATGCGCTGTGCTGGCTGAGCTGGCCGCGCAGCAAGCTGGCGATGAACGCACGCCAGGTGGCGGCGATCAACGGCGACGAATTCCGCCGCGGCCCGCGCCGCGATGCCGGCACGCTGCTGGACGAGAGCGGCGTCGTCGTGCCGTATTGCGACCCGGCGCTGGCGCAGGCCTTGCACGACATGCAGTGGCAGACGCTGTTTGTCGAGCAGCGCGCGGCGTGGGGCACACGCATCGGCGCCCACGTCATCGGTCACGCACTGCTGGAACAGGGGCTGGCGATGCACATAGGCTGGTGCGGCAAGGCGCTGCTGCTGCCGGTGGAAGAGGCGTTTTTCCGGCTGGATGGTGCGGAACAGGTGGACATCCTGGATCAGATGCTGGCGGCACGACTGACGGGCGACGACGACTTTGCCGCCAGCCCGCGCGAACTGCTGCCGCTGCCGCTGCTGGGCATCCCCGGCTGGTGGGACGCCAACCGTGACGCGGCGTTCTACGACAATACCGCCTATTTCCGTCCGACGCGGCGTGCGAAGTCGGCCACCGAGATCGCTTCCAGCTCGCCCATCATCGGCTGA
- a CDS encoding M48 family metallopeptidase — protein MKQLALVAALAACLAAPAQAFNLNSVLSAGTDLVKSATLSDGEVKGMAAEASKSMDKQNKVAAAGSAYGKRLNKIVQGLGNEDGLQLNFKVYQSKEVNAFAMADGTVRVYSGLLDKMTDDEVRYVIGHEIGHVKLGHTKKAIQVAYAASAARKAAAGSGNNIAASLSESELGDFAEQIVHAQFSQSQESDADAYSVEFLKRHNYNLQGAPAALRKLAALFGNEGSVLASHPAPGDRADKVEKLIK, from the coding sequence ATGAAACAGCTCGCTCTCGTTGCCGCCCTCGCGGCTTGCCTGGCCGCTCCGGCGCAGGCGTTCAACCTCAACTCCGTGCTCAGCGCCGGTACCGACCTGGTGAAGTCCGCCACCCTCAGCGATGGCGAAGTGAAGGGTATGGCCGCCGAGGCCAGCAAGTCGATGGACAAGCAGAACAAGGTCGCTGCCGCCGGCAGCGCCTACGGCAAGCGCCTGAACAAGATCGTGCAGGGGCTGGGCAATGAAGACGGCCTGCAGCTGAACTTCAAGGTGTACCAGAGCAAGGAAGTGAACGCCTTCGCCATGGCCGACGGTACCGTGCGCGTGTACAGCGGCCTGCTGGACAAGATGACCGACGACGAAGTGCGCTATGTGATCGGCCATGAAATCGGCCACGTGAAGCTGGGCCACACCAAGAAGGCGATCCAGGTCGCCTACGCCGCGTCCGCGGCGCGCAAGGCGGCGGCCGGCAGCGGCAACAACATCGCCGCCTCGCTGTCGGAGTCGGAACTGGGCGATTTCGCCGAGCAGATCGTGCACGCGCAGTTCTCGCAGTCGCAGGAAAGCGACGCCGACGCCTACTCGGTGGAATTCCTGAAGCGCCACAACTACAACCTGCAGGGCGCGCCGGCGGCTCTGCGCAAGCTGGCCGCGCTGTTCGGCAACGAAGGCAGCGTGCTGGCCAGCCACCCGGCGCCGGGCGACCGTGCCGACAAGGTGGAAAAGCTGATCAAGTAA
- a CDS encoding CsgG/HfaB family protein translates to MKKPLLSLSLLALLAATTGCATESSRSLEVAKVATAGTPYQGQRSLISVGKFDNRSSYMRGIFSDGVDRLGGQAKTILITHLQQTGRFNVLDRDNMTEIGQEAGFKKQAQAIKGADFVVTGDVTEFGRKEVGDHQLFGILGRGKQQIAYAKVNLNIVKVQTSEVVYSAQGAGEYSLSNREIIGFGGTASYDSTLNGKVLDLAVREAVNNLVAGIQSGAWQPAP, encoded by the coding sequence ATGAAGAAACCGTTACTTTCCCTTTCCCTGCTGGCGCTGCTGGCGGCGACAACGGGTTGTGCCACCGAGAGTTCGCGCAGCCTGGAGGTGGCCAAGGTCGCCACCGCCGGCACGCCTTACCAGGGGCAGCGCAGCCTGATTTCGGTCGGCAAGTTCGATAACCGCTCCAGCTATATGCGCGGCATCTTCTCCGACGGTGTTGATCGTCTGGGCGGCCAGGCCAAGACCATCCTGATTACCCATTTGCAGCAGACCGGCCGTTTCAATGTGCTGGATCGTGACAACATGACCGAGATCGGGCAGGAAGCGGGCTTCAAGAAACAGGCGCAGGCCATCAAGGGAGCCGATTTCGTGGTCACCGGCGATGTCACCGAGTTCGGGCGCAAGGAAGTGGGTGACCACCAGCTGTTCGGCATCCTCGGACGCGGCAAGCAGCAGATCGCCTACGCCAAGGTCAACCTGAACATCGTCAAGGTGCAGACTTCCGAAGTGGTGTACTCGGCACAGGGTGCCGGTGAGTACAGCCTGTCCAATCGCGAGATCATCGGTTTTGGCGGTACCGCCAGCTACGACTCCACCCTGAACGGCAAGGTGCTGGATCTGGCGGTGCGGGAAGCGGTGAACAATCTGGTCGCCGGTATCCAGTCCGGTGCGTGGCAACCGGCGCCCTAA
- the ispB gene encoding octaprenyl diphosphate synthase: MSSTPLFRTLTADDMQAVDQVIRTRLHSDVVLIRQVAEYIISAGGKRLRPVLTLMAGRAMGYGEPYLHELAAMVEFIHTATLLHDDVVDESDMRRGRQTANAMFGNAASVLVGDFLYTRAFQMMVASNNMRILEVMAGATNIIAEGEVLQLLNIGDTSLTEEQYLLVIQYKTAKLFEAATRVGAIMAGARAEQEQALADYGMHLGTAFQIIDDVLDYSGDAGTIGKSVGDDLAEGKVTLPLIYTMRQGSEQAATTVREALEAASRERFGEVMAAVQSCGALDYARGEAEKAAERAIAVLAPLPDSDYKTALAELARLSVRRDA, from the coding sequence ATGTCCTCCACTCCGCTGTTTCGCACGCTGACCGCCGACGATATGCAAGCTGTCGACCAGGTCATCCGCACGCGCCTGCATTCCGACGTCGTCCTGATCCGCCAGGTAGCGGAATACATCATTTCTGCCGGTGGCAAGCGTCTGCGCCCGGTGCTGACGCTGATGGCCGGCCGTGCCATGGGTTACGGCGAACCGTACCTGCACGAGCTGGCGGCGATGGTGGAGTTCATCCACACCGCCACCCTGCTGCACGACGACGTGGTCGACGAATCCGACATGCGCCGCGGCCGCCAGACCGCCAACGCGATGTTCGGCAATGCCGCCAGCGTGCTGGTCGGCGACTTCCTGTACACCCGCGCCTTCCAGATGATGGTCGCCAGCAACAATATGCGCATCCTGGAAGTGATGGCCGGCGCCACCAACATCATCGCCGAGGGCGAGGTGCTGCAGCTGCTCAACATCGGCGACACCAGTCTGACCGAAGAACAATACCTGCTGGTGATCCAGTACAAGACCGCCAAGCTGTTCGAGGCCGCCACCCGCGTCGGCGCCATCATGGCCGGTGCCCGCGCCGAGCAGGAACAGGCCCTGGCCGACTACGGCATGCACCTGGGCACCGCGTTCCAGATCATCGACGACGTACTGGACTACAGTGGCGACGCCGGCACCATCGGCAAGAGCGTCGGCGACGACCTAGCCGAAGGCAAGGTCACCCTGCCGCTGATCTACACCATGCGCCAGGGCAGCGAACAGGCCGCCACCACCGTGCGCGAGGCACTGGAAGCCGCCAGCCGCGAGCGTTTCGGCGAAGTGATGGCTGCGGTACAATCCTGCGGCGCGCTGGACTATGCGCGCGGCGAGGCAGAAAAAGCCGCCGAACGCGCCATCGCGGTGCTGGCCCCGCTGCCGGACAGCGACTACAAGACCGCGCTGGCCGAGCTGGCGCGCCTGTCGGTACGCCGCGACGCCTGA
- the rplU gene encoding 50S ribosomal protein L21 encodes MYAVVKTGGKQYKVSVGEKLKVEQIPADVDSQIVLEEVLMIADGEQVSVGAPLVAGATVQATVVAHGRGDKIRIFKMRRRKHYQKHQGHRQNYTEIRIDAISK; translated from the coding sequence ATGTATGCGGTCGTAAAAACTGGCGGTAAACAGTACAAAGTTTCCGTTGGCGAAAAACTTAAAGTAGAACAGATACCTGCAGACGTCGACAGCCAGATCGTACTTGAAGAAGTGCTGATGATTGCTGACGGTGAGCAAGTTTCCGTAGGCGCGCCTCTGGTAGCTGGCGCAACTGTCCAGGCAACCGTGGTTGCTCATGGTCGTGGCGACAAGATCCGCATCTTCAAGATGCGTCGTCGTAAGCACTACCAGAAGCATCAGGGTCATCGTCAGAACTACACCGAAATCCGCATCGACGCGATTTCCAAGTAA
- a CDS encoding DUF799 domain-containing protein: MKGLLAAVGVLVLASGCATQKPYDYTAYKQSRPKSVLILPPLNSSPDVKATYSMLAQMSTPLAESGYYVFPVAVVDETFRQNGLTAPGDMQAVPPAKLHEIFGADAALYVDVKRYGVTYTVLSSDVTVVAEAKLVDLKTGQLLWDGRASASSAEQQNNSGGLVGMLVSAVINQIANSLTEKGHVYAGIASQRLLSAQPNGVLYGPRSPRYGQDGVPQ; encoded by the coding sequence ATGAAAGGCCTGCTTGCCGCGGTGGGCGTGCTGGTACTGGCCAGCGGCTGCGCTACCCAGAAGCCTTATGACTACACCGCCTACAAGCAAAGCCGCCCCAAGTCGGTGCTGATTCTGCCGCCGCTCAACAGCTCGCCGGACGTGAAGGCCACCTACAGCATGCTGGCGCAGATGAGCACGCCGCTGGCCGAATCCGGCTACTACGTGTTTCCGGTGGCGGTGGTGGATGAAACCTTCCGCCAGAATGGCCTGACGGCTCCCGGCGACATGCAGGCGGTGCCGCCGGCCAAGCTGCACGAGATCTTCGGTGCCGATGCCGCGTTGTATGTGGACGTCAAGCGTTACGGCGTGACCTATACCGTGCTCAGCAGTGACGTCACGGTGGTGGCCGAGGCCAAGCTGGTGGACCTGAAAACGGGGCAGTTGCTGTGGGATGGCCGCGCCAGTGCGTCCAGTGCCGAGCAGCAAAACAACAGTGGCGGTCTGGTCGGCATGCTGGTGTCGGCGGTGATCAACCAGATCGCCAACTCGCTGACCGAAAAGGGCCACGTTTACGCCGGCATCGCCAGCCAGCGCCTGCTGAGTGCGCAGCCCAACGGCGTGCTGTATGGCCCGCGCTCGCCGCGCTACGGCCAGGACGGCGTGCCACAGTAA
- a CDS encoding AAA family ATPase: MFQMKSVEMVHWDFWQRLTVPLDAQIVTIIGPNGSGKTTLLDALRTLLAIKCSGKRDYKRYVRNNREPFAFLKGVVANPRRLNGGLYPTPFFPLLSEEVTLLCRIKKQGGDWVRHYAIAEGDVALDSAVGDPALAWLGVQEYRRRLEAAGLTAAVGEVLALEQGDTDKLTEYTPKQLLDLVFQVFGDKDVLDNYQHARDEQRAAEAELNALSQQQEALEVRVEAMKTRANRYLEWTGLHKRVTRLRDEALPVLGLIDGRSAIARQWGDYRRVQHDYLNVSADHRATLQLMATLRRAESEAQAARAQADSERHHAQQAFMHARDALRDVQSQLKERDRLQALAGQQYGDDAATLTQRLAALRHDADSLRDSLRSAKRERDEHGAELAALESGKPRAPDDVRHFRAALDEAGIGHSMLCDIVEVTDAAWQGAVEALLKPYRHVVLLADPADRRAAWQLGEKLRYRHFVVPDTASVPRARGSSLLEVVRFAEPAPEWLYQQMNRVSRVADVAAGSKEDGDWITPEGYFRERRGARHIGVPQRDFAFGEAARQSRLLDLRATLTTLNQRIIAGEEQLVAASRDIAALADYLSGMDSIAQLASRADEFAALEARLTTLQASVAEHGAALADADSACRDAETRHSDARLAHDRVCQREQDSLNRQAARRLEAEQARRTLRRLLAELRDSHSRLPVAAQDAAYVAQLTEEFETAADVRHEIHYLEEKLAAGDWECDDAVLQLKDKLQEDLSALARECQRRQAEVERAAGLTTDAREAYLGKLRATVRAYGSNIKRLGELAGIGVEVELPLLSNDDTALAQAGLTLKFNFDQKGMMGMNDGEASGGQQVMKSLILLIGLMMDEANPSGFVFIDEPFAHLDIFNIDRVAGFLKATEAQYLITTPNTHNINIFAPSGLTLATRKKRPGEQWAPAILQTRRRLEAET, translated from the coding sequence ATGTTCCAGATGAAATCGGTAGAAATGGTGCACTGGGACTTCTGGCAGCGGCTGACCGTGCCGCTGGACGCGCAGATCGTCACCATCATCGGCCCCAACGGCTCCGGCAAGACCACGCTGCTGGACGCGCTGCGCACGCTGCTGGCGATCAAGTGCTCGGGCAAGCGCGACTACAAGCGCTATGTGCGCAACAACCGCGAGCCGTTTGCCTTTCTCAAGGGCGTGGTCGCCAATCCGCGCCGCCTCAATGGCGGGCTGTATCCGACGCCGTTCTTCCCGCTGTTGAGCGAGGAGGTCACCCTGCTGTGCCGCATCAAGAAGCAGGGCGGCGACTGGGTACGCCACTACGCCATCGCCGAGGGCGACGTGGCGCTGGACAGCGCGGTCGGCGATCCGGCGCTGGCGTGGCTGGGGGTGCAGGAATACCGCCGCCGGCTGGAAGCGGCCGGCCTCACCGCCGCCGTCGGCGAGGTGCTGGCGCTGGAGCAGGGCGACACCGACAAGCTCACCGAGTACACGCCCAAGCAGTTGCTGGATCTGGTGTTCCAGGTGTTCGGCGACAAGGACGTGCTCGACAATTACCAGCACGCGCGTGACGAACAGCGCGCCGCCGAGGCCGAGCTGAACGCGCTGTCGCAGCAGCAGGAGGCGCTGGAAGTGCGCGTCGAGGCGATGAAGACGCGCGCCAACCGCTATCTGGAATGGACCGGCCTGCACAAGCGCGTCACCCGCCTGCGCGACGAGGCCTTGCCGGTGCTGGGCCTGATCGATGGCCGCAGCGCCATCGCCCGACAATGGGGCGACTACCGCCGCGTACAGCATGACTACCTGAATGTCAGTGCTGACCACCGTGCCACGCTGCAGCTGATGGCCACGCTGCGCCGCGCCGAGAGCGAGGCGCAGGCCGCCCGCGCCCAGGCCGACAGCGAGCGCCACCACGCGCAGCAGGCCTTCATGCACGCTCGCGACGCGCTGCGCGACGTGCAAAGCCAGCTCAAGGAACGCGACCGGCTGCAGGCGCTGGCCGGCCAGCAGTACGGCGATGACGCCGCCACGCTGACGCAAAGGTTGGCCGCACTGCGCCACGACGCCGACAGCCTGCGCGACAGCCTGCGCAGTGCCAAGCGCGAGCGCGACGAGCACGGCGCCGAACTGGCGGCGCTGGAAAGCGGCAAGCCGCGCGCGCCGGACGATGTGCGCCACTTCCGCGCCGCGCTGGACGAGGCCGGCATCGGGCACAGCATGCTGTGCGACATCGTCGAGGTGACCGATGCCGCGTGGCAGGGCGCGGTCGAGGCGCTGCTCAAGCCCTACCGCCACGTGGTGCTGCTGGCCGACCCCGCCGACCGCCGCGCCGCCTGGCAGCTGGGCGAGAAATTGCGCTACCGCCACTTCGTGGTGCCGGACACCGCCAGTGTGCCGCGCGCGCGCGGCAGCAGCCTGCTGGAGGTGGTGCGCTTTGCCGAACCGGCGCCGGAATGGCTGTACCAGCAGATGAACCGCGTTAGCCGCGTCGCCGACGTGGCCGCCGGCAGCAAGGAAGACGGCGACTGGATCACGCCGGAAGGCTATTTCCGCGAACGTCGCGGCGCGCGCCACATCGGCGTGCCGCAGCGCGATTTCGCCTTCGGCGAGGCGGCGCGCCAGTCGCGGCTGCTGGACCTGCGCGCCACGCTGACGACGCTGAACCAGCGCATCATCGCCGGCGAGGAGCAGTTGGTGGCCGCCAGCCGCGACATCGCCGCGCTGGCCGACTACCTGTCGGGCATGGATTCCATCGCCCAGCTGGCCAGCCGCGCCGACGAATTCGCCGCGCTGGAGGCGCGGCTGACCACGCTGCAGGCCAGCGTCGCCGAGCACGGCGCCGCACTGGCCGATGCCGACAGCGCCTGCCGCGACGCCGAAACCCGGCACAGCGACGCGCGGCTGGCGCATGACCGCGTCTGCCAGCGCGAACAGGACAGCCTGAACCGGCAGGCCGCGCGCCGGCTGGAAGCGGAGCAGGCGCGCCGCACCCTGCGTCGCCTGCTGGCCGAATTGCGCGACAGCCACAGCCGCCTGCCGGTCGCGGCGCAGGATGCCGCCTACGTCGCGCAGCTGACCGAGGAGTTCGAAACCGCCGCCGACGTGCGCCACGAGATCCACTATCTGGAAGAAAAGCTGGCCGCCGGCGACTGGGAGTGCGACGACGCGGTGCTGCAGCTGAAGGACAAGCTGCAGGAAGACCTGAGCGCGCTGGCGCGCGAATGCCAGCGCCGCCAGGCGGAGGTGGAACGCGCCGCCGGCCTGACCACCGACGCGCGCGAGGCGTATCTGGGCAAGCTGCGCGCCACGGTGCGCGCCTACGGCAGCAACATCAAGCGCCTGGGCGAGCTGGCCGGCATCGGCGTCGAGGTCGAACTGCCGCTGCTGTCCAATGACGACACCGCGCTGGCGCAGGCTGGCCTCACGCTGAAGTTCAACTTCGACCAGAAGGGCATGATGGGCATGAACGACGGCGAGGCGTCCGGCGGCCAGCAGGTGATGAAGTCGCTGATCCTGCTGATCGGGCTGATGATGGACGAGGCCAACCCATCCGGCTTCGTGTTCATCGACGAGCCGTTCGCGCATCTGGACATCTTCAACATCGACCGCGTCGCCGGCTTCCTGAAAGCCACCGAGGCGCAGTACCTGATCACCACGCCCAACACCCATAACATCAACATCTTCGCGCCGTCCGGCCTGACGCTGGCCACGCGCAAGAAACGCCCCGGCGAGCAGTGGGCGCCGGCCATCCTGCAGACGCGGAGAAGGCTGGAGGCGGAAACCTGA
- the wrbA gene encoding NAD(P)H:quinone oxidoreductase: MHDILVLYYSQHGATRELARMIARGIDSVDGCRARLRTVPKVSTVCEATAPAVPDSGAPYVEKQDLQDCAGLALGSPTRFGNMAAAMKYFLDGTAPEWMQGTLAGKPACVFTSSSTQHGGQESTLLSMMIPLLHHGMLLLGLPFTEPALSHTRTGGTPYGASHVAGHDNNVTLSEDEKQLAIAQGRRLAEAARKLAA, from the coding sequence ATGCACGACATTCTGGTCTTGTACTACAGCCAGCACGGCGCCACCCGCGAGCTGGCCCGCATGATCGCCCGCGGCATCGACAGCGTCGACGGCTGCCGCGCGCGGCTGCGCACCGTGCCCAAGGTCTCCACCGTGTGCGAGGCCACCGCGCCGGCGGTGCCGGACAGCGGCGCGCCCTATGTCGAAAAACAGGATCTGCAAGACTGCGCCGGCCTGGCGCTGGGCAGCCCGACCCGCTTCGGCAACATGGCGGCGGCGATGAAGTACTTCCTCGACGGCACCGCGCCGGAGTGGATGCAGGGTACGCTCGCCGGCAAGCCGGCCTGCGTGTTCACCAGCAGCAGCACCCAGCACGGCGGCCAGGAATCGACGCTGCTGTCGATGATGATCCCGCTGCTGCACCACGGCATGCTGCTGCTGGGCCTGCCGTTCACCGAGCCGGCACTGAGCCACACCCGTACGGGCGGCACCCCCTACGGTGCCAGCCATGTCGCCGGCCACGACAACAACGTGACGCTGAGCGAGGACGAGAAGCAGCTCGCCATCGCCCAGGGCCGCCGCCTGGCCGAGGCCGCGCGCAAGCTGGCCGCCTGA